CTGCCGGCGGCCCCGCCGCGACCTCTCGTGAGCAAGGCTGCGCCGAGCGGCGATGACCGCCCGCGCCGGCGCGAGAGCGGCGACCGCGACGGCAAGCCCGAGCGCTGGCAGAGCGACGCCGTGCGCACGCCCTCGCAGGACGACCGCAGCGACAAGCCGTGGAAGCGCACCGTCTGGCGCGATGCCGAGGCCGAGCCGCAGCGCGAGCGCAAGGCCCCGCCGCGCCGCGGCGCCGACCCCAAGGCCGAGCGCCAGACGCGCGAGGCCAGCGGCGAGGTGGTGCGCCGCCGCGACAAGGCGATCGCCGATCCCAAGGGCCGGCGCGTGCTGGTCGAGCGCGTCGGCGCCCCGCCCCGTGAGGAGCGTGCCGAAAGGCCTGCGCGCGACGGTGTGAACCCGAAGCGCAGGCCCGATCGCCTGCCGCGCAGCGAGCGCGGCGAGCGGAACGCCGCGGAGGCGCGCCAGCCCCGCGCAGCCGAACGCGCCAGCAGCAGCGAGCGTCCGGCCCGCCGCCCTCGTATCGAAGGTGGCGAGCGCGACCGCACGCAGGAGCGGCCCTGGCAGGATGCCGGGCCCCGCACGGAGCGTCCCGCGCGGGCGCCGAGACCCGAGAGAGCCGGCGGCGACAAGCCTTATGGCGAGCGCCCCGAGCGTGCGCCCCGCGGCGACCGCCCCGAACGCGCTCCGCGCGAGGGCGGTGAGCGGCCTCCGCGCCGTTCCGACGACGCTCCGGGCGGCGCCAAGCGCAGCTATGCGGCGCGCTCCAGCGAGCGGCCCGCGGGCCGCAGCGGCGAACGCAGCGGGGGTAAATCCTTCGGCGCCAAGCCGGGCGGCAAGTCCTTCGGCGGCAAACCCGGTGGCGGCCGGCCCTTCGGCGGCAAGCCGGGCGGCGGTGGACGTCCGGGTGGCGGCCGCCCTGGCGGCGGGTCCAAGGGGCCGCGCTCCGGCGGCAAGCGGGACTGACGGCTAACCGATGCGGATCGTCGGCGGACGTTTGCGCGGGCGAGCGCTGGCCGGCCCCAAGCCGGGGATCGGGACCATCCGCCCGACCTCGGACCGGCTGCGCGAATCCCTCTTCAATGTGCTCGCCCATGCCTATGCCGACCCGCTCGACGGCGCCCGCGTGCTCGACCTCTTCGCCGGCACCGGGGCGCTCGGCTTCGAGGCGCTGTCGCGCGGCGCCACCTTCGCGCTGCTGGTCGATGACGGCACCGAGGCGCGCGGCCTGATCCGCGAGAACCAGATGGCGCTCGGGCTCGCCGGCCACAGCCGCGTCTTCCGGCGCGACGCGACCAAGCTCGGCCCGATCAGCGCCATGGACCCCTTCGCGGTCGTGTTCTGCGACCCGCCCTACCGCAAGGGCCTCGGCGAGACAGCACTCGCCTCCGCCCGCGATGGCGGCTGGCTGGCGCCCGGCGCGCTGGTGATCCTGGAGGAGGCTGGCGATGTCGAGATCGCCCTGCCCGACGGGTTCGAACTGCTCGAGCGGCGGGAGTACGGGGAGACGCAGGTTCTGATCCTGCAGGCGAGCCAGCCGTAACGGTCCGCCCGATGCCCTTCACGCATCGGGCCGCATCCCAAATCGCATGACGCCGGCGGCCGCGACCCACGCATAGTCGCACGATGTCGCAACCGCCCGGTCGTTCTCTGCTGCTCGTCCCGCTGCTGGGCCTGCTCTGGGGCTTCAACTGGCCGGCGGTGCGGATCGCGCTGACCGAGATCGCTCCGTGGACGCTGCGGGCGAGCGGCATGACCTTCGCGGGGCTGTTCCTTGTTGCGGTCGCGCTGGGGCGCGGCGTCCCGCTGGCGGTGCCGCGGGCGCAATGGCTGCGGCTGGCGGTCGCCGGGCTGTTGTCGATCGCGGCCTTCAACATCCTGCTCGCCTTCGCGCAGCTGGCCGCGCCGACCTCGCGCGCGGCGATCCTGACCTTCACCATGCCGATCTGGGCGACGCTTCTCGCCCGATTCATCCTGGCCGAGCCGATCGACCGGCGGCGGCTGGTCGGGCTCGGGCTCGGCATCGCGGGGCTGGCCTGCCTCGGCCTGCCCCTGATCGCCGGTGGCGGCCTCTCCTTCGGCCTGCTGCTGGCGCTGGTCGCGAGCGTCAGCTGGGCGCTGGGCACCATCGTCAGCAAGCGCTGGCCCGTCAGCGCGCCGGCGCTGACCATCGCCGCCTGGCAGCTCCTGATCGGCGGCGCGACTGGGGGGCTCGGCATGCTCGTCTTCGAGGGCGTGCCGGTGCCCAAGATGCTGGAGGCGCGGACGGTGGCGGCACTCGCCTTCCACATCCTCGGCGCACAGGCGCTGGCCTATGTGCTCTGGTTCACGGTGATCGCGCGGCTCCCGGCCGCCATCGCCAGTCTCGGGACGCTGATGGTGCCGGCTGTCGGCGTGCTCGGCTCGGTGCTGCTGCTCGGCGAGCGCCCGACGCCGAGCGACTGGCTCGGCCTCGCGCTGGTGATCGCGGCGTCGGGCTCGATCCTGATCCCGGAACGGGCGAAGGCCACGGAGGCTTGACAGGATTTCGTTCCGCGGGCCGAGATCAATCGCAACATCCTGCAAGAAATGCGAGGGATATTCGATGTTTCGAATTTGTATCGCTGCAATGTCAGCGCTTGGTGTCGCAAGCTGCCAAACTGCGAGCACAGAATCCTTTACGGGCCCGACGGGCACCCAAATTCAATCAACCAAATGCAGCCAGTCCCCACAAGCTTGTTTCAAGACTGCAAGCGAGGTCTGCAAGGGGCCCTACCAGGTGATCGACAGCCACTCGAATGCCGGGGGTCTGGTCGCGGATATTATTCCTGGACCAGTTACGTGGTATTCAATGACTTATCAGTGTGGCAAATCGGACGGCACGTTTCCCCAATTCACATTTAGAGGATCGTCGTATAGGCCTCCGATAGTGACCCACTGTTCGCGGGGTACAAACTCTGCCACATGCAAGACATTCTGAGCATGGCTCGGGTCACATACTGACCTTCGCCCTAACTGCCGCTCGATATCCCGCGAGCTTGAGTTCGACATAGATCGGGCGACCGTGGTTGCAATGGCCTGACTGGGGCGTGACCTCCATTTCGAGCAGCGCGTCCATATCTCGAGGCGGGCCATTGGCTGTACTCCGAATGGCCGTCGATCCGGTCCTTTCAGGATCCTCCCCAATCACTGGCCGAACTCCAGCAACAGGCGGGGCAGCGGCGACAGGGTTTATGACGATCACCACATCGTCGAGCAGGGTGCGGGAGGGCGTGAAGGCTTTCCGCGCTCGATGCTCGACGGCCCCGGCAACGTTGTCAGCGTGCCCCGCTACAAGCATCATGAAATTACGGACTGGTACAGCCGACCCAATACCGATTTCGGCATGCAATCGCCGCGCAGTTATCTCCGCGGCCGCGACTGGACGGAGCATGTCCGTGTCGGCCATGAGGCCCTGCGTCCATTCGGAGTTCTCAAATGAAGCGCGATGAGGATTTGGGGGCGCTGTCCAGTGAGGAGATCGTCAGGCGCTTCGAACAGCTCTGCATCGAGCAGTACGACGCCATGGATCGCGAAGAACGGGGGCGCGTCAACCGCCTGGTCTGGCGCATCCATGCATTGGAAATGGAGCTGAAATCCCGTCCCGGGGATCAAAGGCGGCTGCTTCGGCGCTTCTTCAGCCACTCGAACATGCAGGTTCGGCTCTCAGCAGCTCACGCCAATCTCGCGATCGACTACCCGGCAGCCCGTCGCGAGATTCAGGATATCGCCGACTCCAAATGGGGTCCGCAATGCGGAGACGCTGGCATGACCCTCATCAATCTGGACAACGGGGTCTATCGGCCGACCTGACCCGAAGGAGGACTCGATGAGGCGTGGCACGAAGCTGAGCTGCTTGCCGGACCGCGAACTCCTCGCCCGCTTCGAAAAGCTGTGCGTCGAACAGTACGACGCTCTCGATCGCCAGGAGTACGCGGCGTTCAACCGGCGATACGATCGAATCCAGGCGATCGAAGACGAGCTGAAGTCGCGTCCCGGCGATCAGCGCCGCATCCTCATGACGCTCTTCGGCCATCCCAACATGCAGGTCCGCTTGACGGCGGCGCATGCCACCCTTGCCGTCGATTATCTCGCCGCCCGTCGCGAGATACAGGAGATCGCCGACTCCAAATGGGGTCCGCAATGCGGAGACGCTGGAATGACCCTCATCAATCTGGACAATGGAATTTATCGGCCAACGTGAGCCGCTCCCTCACCGCCGCCCGAACAGCCGCTCGATGTCGGCGAGCTTGAGTTCGACATAGGTCGGGCGGCCATGGTTGCACTGGCCCGAATTGGGCGTGATCTCCATTTCGCGCAGCAGCGCATCCATCTCCTCGGGACGGAGCCGACGGCCGGCGCGGACGGAGTTGTGGCAGGCCATGGTCGCCAGGACATGGTCGAGACGGCGCTCCAGAGAACCGGCGGTTCCGTGCTCAGCCAGCGCGTCGGCGACGTCGCGGACGAGCTTCTGGAGGTTGCCGCCGGCGAGTTGCTGGGGTGCCTCGCGGACCAGCACAGCGCCCGGCCCGAAGGGCTCCAGCCTCAAGCCCAGCGTCGCCAGATCCTCGCTCGCCGCGTTGAGCCGGTCAGCGTCGACGGGGTCGAGTTCGACCACCTCGGGCAGGAGCAGAGGCTGCGTCGCGATCCCGCTGCGGGCGCGCTCGGCCTTGAGGCGCTCATAGACGAGCCGCTCATGGGCGGCGTGCTGGTCGACGATGACGACACCTTCTCGCGTCTGGGCGACGATATAGGTCTCGTGGAGCTGGGCGCGGGCCGCGCCCAGCGGCCGGTCGAGCGCGTCCGGCGAGGCTTCCGCGAGATGGGCGCGGGCGTCGGCCGAGGAGGCGTCGAATCCCGCGAAGCCCTGCTGCGGGCGGGCGTCGAAGCCGGTGGCGGGCGCGTTCCAGGCGGGCGTGTCCGGCAGGGTTGGGCGCAAAGGCGAGGTGCTGTTGCCGGTGCCAGCGAAAACCGCGCGGAAGGCCTCCAGCGTGCGGGCGCCGCCCGTCGTGGTGGCGCGGTGGCCCGCCTCCGCCAATGCCGCCTTCAGCCCGGAGACGACGAGGCCGCGGACCAGTTGCGGATCGCGGAAGCGGACCTCGCTCTTGGCCGGGTGGACGTTGACGTCGACGGCGCGCGGATCGCAGGCGACGTCGAGAAACAGCACCGGGTGGCGGTCGGAGGGCACGACATCGGCATAGGCGCCGCGCACCGCCGAGAGCAGCAGCTTGTCGCGCACCGGCCGGCCGTTGACGGCGAGATGCACGCCGGCCGAGGTGCCGCGGTGGAAGGTCGGCAGCCCGGCGAAGCCGGTGACATGGACGCCCTCGCGCGCCGCATCGAGCCGCAGCGCGTTTTCGGGGAAATCGCGGCCGAGCGCGCGGCCGAGCCGGCGCAACTGCCCCTCCTCGCCAAGCCCCTCAGCTGGCCAGTCGAACGGGGAGACATGCTCACCCTCGAGCGAAAACCGGATCGCCGGACGCGCGATGGCGAGGCGCCGCAGCATCTCCGAGACGGCCTGCGCCTCGGCCCGGTCGCTCTTGAGAAATTTCAGACGGGCGGGGGTAAAGGCGAAGAGATCGCTGACCTCGATGCGGGTGCCGGGTGCCGCCGCGACGGGGCGGACCACGCCCTTCTCGCCGGCCTCGACGACGAGGCCCGAGCCTTGGGTTGCATCATGGCGGCGGGTGGCGATG
This portion of the Bosea sp. OAE506 genome encodes:
- the rsmD gene encoding 16S rRNA (guanine(966)-N(2))-methyltransferase RsmD; its protein translation is MRIVGGRLRGRALAGPKPGIGTIRPTSDRLRESLFNVLAHAYADPLDGARVLDLFAGTGALGFEALSRGATFALLVDDGTEARGLIRENQMALGLAGHSRVFRRDATKLGPISAMDPFAVVFCDPPYRKGLGETALASARDGGWLAPGALVILEEAGDVEIALPDGFELLERREYGETQVLILQASQP
- a CDS encoding DMT family transporter — protein: MSQPPGRSLLLVPLLGLLWGFNWPAVRIALTEIAPWTLRASGMTFAGLFLVAVALGRGVPLAVPRAQWLRLAVAGLLSIAAFNILLAFAQLAAPTSRAAILTFTMPIWATLLARFILAEPIDRRRLVGLGLGIAGLACLGLPLIAGGGLSFGLLLALVASVSWALGTIVSKRWPVSAPALTIAAWQLLIGGATGGLGMLVFEGVPVPKMLEARTVAALAFHILGAQALAYVLWFTVIARLPAAIASLGTLMVPAVGVLGSVLLLGERPTPSDWLGLALVIAASGSILIPERAKATEA
- a CDS encoding DUF2019 domain-containing protein; amino-acid sequence: MKRDEDLGALSSEEIVRRFEQLCIEQYDAMDREERGRVNRLVWRIHALEMELKSRPGDQRRLLRRFFSHSNMQVRLSAAHANLAIDYPAARREIQDIADSKWGPQCGDAGMTLINLDNGVYRPT
- a CDS encoding DUF2019 domain-containing protein — encoded protein: MRRGTKLSCLPDRELLARFEKLCVEQYDALDRQEYAAFNRRYDRIQAIEDELKSRPGDQRRILMTLFGHPNMQVRLTAAHATLAVDYLAARREIQEIADSKWGPQCGDAGMTLINLDNGIYRPT
- the mutL gene encoding DNA mismatch repair endonuclease MutL, giving the protein MPVRRLDPVLVDRIAAGEVIERPAAAVKELVENAIDAGARAIAVTIAAGGRELIRVVDDGAGMTPEDLALAVERHATSKLPDGDLFAIQSLGFRGEALPSIGSVARLSIATRRHDATQGSGLVVEAGEKGVVRPVAAAPGTRIEVSDLFAFTPARLKFLKSDRAEAQAVSEMLRRLAIARPAIRFSLEGEHVSPFDWPAEGLGEEGQLRRLGRALGRDFPENALRLDAAREGVHVTGFAGLPTFHRGTSAGVHLAVNGRPVRDKLLLSAVRGAYADVVPSDRHPVLFLDVACDPRAVDVNVHPAKSEVRFRDPQLVRGLVVSGLKAALAEAGHRATTTGGARTLEAFRAVFAGTGNSTSPLRPTLPDTPAWNAPATGFDARPQQGFAGFDASSADARAHLAEASPDALDRPLGAARAQLHETYIVAQTREGVVIVDQHAAHERLVYERLKAERARSGIATQPLLLPEVVELDPVDADRLNAASEDLATLGLRLEPFGPGAVLVREAPQQLAGGNLQKLVRDVADALAEHGTAGSLERRLDHVLATMACHNSVRAGRRLRPEEMDALLREMEITPNSGQCNHGRPTYVELKLADIERLFGRR